One part of the Polycyclovorans algicola TG408 genome encodes these proteins:
- a CDS encoding MSMEG_0570 family nitrogen starvation response protein, translating to MPELHFSLRWPDGSFSRCYSPSSTLRQHFSAGEVYPLSEFVTRCREAFHLASERVRARYGFACSSAVAQLQEIETTAARFADLPGAHVTVINFEPPA from the coding sequence ATGCCTGAACTACATTTTTCGCTGCGCTGGCCCGACGGCAGCTTCAGTCGCTGCTACTCGCCCTCGTCGACGCTGCGCCAGCATTTCTCCGCTGGTGAGGTGTATCCGCTGTCCGAGTTTGTCACCCGCTGCCGCGAGGCCTTTCACCTCGCCAGCGAACGGGTGCGCGCCCGCTATGGCTTCGCCTGCAGCAGTGCGGTGGCGCAGTTGCAGGAGATCGAAACCACCGCCGCGCGTTTTGCCGATCTGCCCGGCGCCCACGTCACCGTCATCAACTTCGAGCCGCCCGCATGA